The Panicum virgatum strain AP13 chromosome 3N, P.virgatum_v5, whole genome shotgun sequence genome includes the window CGTATATCTGAGAGCGCCCACCAGTGCAAAACGTATCTCCATAACTCCACGCAACTAGTAAAATACTACTTTTATCCTTTTTAAGTTGTGTGTTTTAAGAGCAAGGTTAATAATTTAATCTGTTGTTGGCCGTAAGAATTATTATAGTCTACCTCTCAGCCTATTAGTATAGTTGTTTAGTCCTTCATCATTAATATATGGCCCACCTGTCTCTCTCACAAAGTTTCTTGGTTACTGTGTCGAAGTGGGCTGTAAGGGTACAGCCCGCTTCTTCTCTTTCCTCTATTTTCTCCTCCATCTCAGCACTTAGCCTGCTTACAGCCtgctataatacttgctctaactgGACTAGGACCGATCAACTATTTATATTCTCTACTTCTGACAGGCGGACCAACCAGTTTGTCTTAAACAAATCTGATTTACAGTAATTAATCTGCATCCTGATACCAGCATGCAAGTATCATATGAGTGATGAACTGGATTATGACATGAAATTCATGCTAGTTGAACTAGACCTTGAACTGACTGTCGTTTCCTTGTATTGGATCGAACATTCACATTTTGGCTTAAACACGCGAATATTTGTGGAAGTGAAATGGATGTTCTTTTGGAGGCTCAATGCCACACAACCAATAAAGGAAAAGCAACAGATGTCGATGATATCAAGTTTCTTCGGTAACTGTCATAACTCTCAATTCTTTCGGTGGTTGTCGATTGTTCTCAAGATCACGAAAATATTGGGTCAGATTGGTTTCGTGCCCCTGCCCCGGCACCATCATCATCAGTTTCATCGCAGCAGTGAGTGCTCAAGATGTATATGATACGAGCTCAACCTGTAATTCCGTGTTAGTAACCTCATCAAGTTACATTACAACTACTACGTAGTAGtacgtttttttttctcaagcCTTTGTTGTTCCGGTGCGGAACATCggggcaccaccaccaccaccaccaccctcgcCCTCTCTTTTAGCCCCGGCCGGCTAGTCCGGCTCACTCGCTCATCAGTGCACGTGCGGGCCGAGCGGTTTCGCCCGGTGTGCCTTGCCCTGCTGCACGACGGCGGCGATGTTGAGGACGTTGTCGACGATGCGGAAGACGTTCTGCTGCATGGCGGCGAAGGGCGACTTGATCTCCGGGAAGTCCGCGAAGGCGTCCTTGCACTCGTCGGCGTGCGTGACGGCGTCCGACACCTTGAAGTTGAGGTCGCCCGAGTCTGTGCCCCTGGCCTCGACCAGCTGCCGCGTCTCCTCCAGCGACTGCACCACGCTGTCGTACCCTTCGCGGCAGGTGTCGGTGATAGACTTCATGGGGCCGGCCGCGTGCGTCCTCGCGTACTCCTCCACCCGGAGCTTGGCCTCCCTCGCCTTGTCCGACGCCACGCGGATCGACGCCAGCAGCAGCTGCCGGGGCGTCGCCACGCCGGGGAGCTTCGTGAAGCCCCGGCATATCGCCTTGAAGCGCACCTGCATATATATCAATTCGATCTCATCATCCATGGAATCTACCGCCCTATCCAAGAAGAATCTACCGTCCGGTGCCTACCTGGTCGCATATCCTTggtagctcgccgccgccggtcagcacgtGGTTCGTGGGCACGCTGTTGTGGAAGACGGCGGCAGGGCCCATGCGGCcctcgacggcggccgcggaggcgaggaggaggaggaggccgagggagGCGCCGATGAACCGCTCCATGGTATTATGTGTTGTGCTCGTTTCTCTTCGACCGCCCTCGACGATTTATTTGCTCGGAGGTGTGGAGGGCGATCTGTGGGAAAGGAGGCACCAAGGCTGGGAGAATGCACAGGTTGATGGTTCTGCCTCCTTACCGGCGTCTGCTTTATATAAGAAAGGCGAGTGGAGGTAGACACAGGTTGGACATGGCCTTTCCTTTGTTTCGGTGGCTCCGCGCCATGGTCGCGCCTTGATTTTAGGCTCCCCGCCCTAAACATAGCTTGTGTTGCCAACCTGCCATTTGATTCTGCGCCAACTAAAACGATCGGTCGATCGAAGCATTCAAGCCTTGTATTGGTATGCTCTGAACATACTCAAGCCCTATGGCACAAGAATCCCGATCTTACGCAAAAATGGTAATTTAACCTGATTAATCACAGAAAGATAGGCAATCTTAGCTGAAAGTGTATCCGGTTACAGAAAGCCAAACTTGGCAGCAACACGGCTCTTCAGTTCACACTTCACACAGATATCTGCACTGATCGATGGCTAGGCTAAGAAAAAGAACGGAAACCTAGTTCCAAGATCCAAAGCAGCAACTGCTCCTCTTTATGAGATCTTAGAACAACATTAACTGGCCAAGCACCAGGAATTCACGAATCTGAATCTTCTTCTCTGCCTTCTTCAGGATGCCGCGGGACATGCTGGGCGTAGTCCTCGCTGGAGAGGCAGGACTCTGGGATGACGGTGCCTATGCTCTTTCCGAATGCCTTGCGGCAGTAGGACGATGCCTTGCGCCCGTCCACCCGGCTCAGGTTCACGTTGGTGAGCGACAGGTGCCTGCATGGCTTGGCGTCACTGCACGAGAAGGTGACCGCATGCTCCGATGCCGACGTTCCCCTGATGTCGATGTAGTT containing:
- the LOC120664767 gene encoding uncharacterized protein LOC120664767 is translated as MERFIGASLGLLLLLASAAAVEGRMGPAAVFHNSVPTNHVLTGGGELPRICDQVRFKAICRGFTKLPGVATPRQLLLASIRVASDKAREAKLRVEEYARTHAAGPMKSITDTCREGYDSVVQSLEETRQLVEARGTDSGDLNFKVSDAVTHADECKDAFADFPEIKSPFAAMQQNVFRIVDNVLNIAAVVQQGKAHRAKPLGPHVH